A genome region from Triticum aestivum cultivar Chinese Spring chromosome 2B, IWGSC CS RefSeq v2.1, whole genome shotgun sequence includes the following:
- the LOC123041062 gene encoding uncharacterized protein, which translates to MPPRFAHLLVSYANFEAHDLQTVILKTAVPVMAMVLLLTASTVSVAPDDCACAYLRACFGSNYFLMVGVLCQINLARLLAKEAVLAPTLAARRYYAVGAVACFMELALKLYMILVLCPSA; encoded by the exons ATGCCACCGAGATTTGCTCATCTTCTTGTTTCTTATGCCAACTTTGAAGCCCACGATCTGCAGACCGTGATCCTCAAGACGGCGGTGCCCGTGATGGCCATGGTGCTGCTGCTCACGGCGTCGACTGTCTCCGTGGCGCCGGACGACTGTGCCTGCGCCTACCTCCGCGCGTGCTTCGGCAGCAACTACTTCCTGATGGTCGGCGTGCTCTGCCAGATCAACCTGGCCCGTCTTCTGGCGAAGGAGGCCGTTCTGGCGCCGACGCTGGCGGCCCGGCGCTACTACGCGGTGGGCGCCGTCGCGTGCTTCATGGAGCTCGCGCTCAAGCTGTACATGATCCTGGTGCTG TGCCCCTCGGCTTAG